Proteins from a single region of Haloplanus sp. GDY1:
- a CDS encoding metallophosphoesterase yields MPTPRTHGRAAYLPATATLVVADPHVGRADAANVGPLLDERADLRTRLAAAISATDPATVVFAGDLLHRFGAPTDRAVDALRDLAGLVRTAGARPVAVAGNHDGGLHDAWPGPVHDAHRLPDGTVVCHGHEVPGTDAERYVCGHVHPAITVAGRKRDCFLRTGASRDRPTLVVPAFSTVAAGVRIERLERVDSPLVPDLDAVRPGVVEAGAGEEGADGALWFPPLDDLRPHLR; encoded by the coding sequence GTGCCGACGCCCCGAACCCACGGCCGGGCGGCCTACCTCCCGGCGACGGCGACGCTCGTCGTCGCCGACCCCCACGTCGGCCGGGCCGACGCCGCGAACGTCGGCCCGTTGCTGGACGAGCGTGCGGACCTCCGGACCCGACTGGCGGCGGCCATCTCGGCGACCGACCCCGCGACGGTGGTCTTCGCCGGCGACCTGCTCCATCGGTTCGGCGCGCCGACCGACCGGGCGGTCGACGCGCTTCGGGACCTGGCGGGCCTGGTGCGTACGGCGGGGGCGCGCCCCGTCGCGGTCGCCGGCAACCACGACGGCGGCCTCCACGACGCCTGGCCGGGCCCCGTCCACGACGCCCACCGTCTCCCGGACGGGACCGTCGTCTGTCACGGGCACGAGGTCCCCGGAACGGACGCGGAACGGTACGTCTGCGGACACGTCCACCCCGCGATCACCGTCGCGGGGCGCAAGCGCGACTGCTTCCTGCGGACTGGGGCGTCCCGCGACCGGCCGACCCTGGTGGTGCCGGCGTTCTCGACGGTCGCCGCGGGGGTCCGGATCGAACGGCTGGAGCGCGTCGACTCGCCGCTGGTGCCCGACCTCGATGCGGTTCGGCCGGGCGTGGTCGAGGCGGGGGCGGGCGAGGAGGGCGCGGACGGGGCGTTGTGGTTCCCACCCCTCGACGACCTGCGGCCCCACCTCCGGTAA
- a CDS encoding 50S ribosomal protein L44e, producing the protein MQMPRRFNTYCPHCNGHFEHEVEKVRRGRETGMKWIDRQRERATTTIGNAGKFSKVPGGDKPTKKTHLKYRCAECGKAHMREGWRAGRLEFQE; encoded by the coding sequence ATGCAGATGCCACGCCGATTCAACACGTACTGCCCGCACTGCAACGGGCACTTCGAACACGAGGTCGAGAAAGTGCGTCGCGGTCGCGAGACGGGGATGAAGTGGATCGACCGCCAGCGCGAACGCGCCACGACCACCATCGGCAACGCCGGGAAGTTCTCGAAGGTGCCGGGTGGCGACAAACCCACGAAGAAGACGCACCTGAAGTACCGCTGTGCCGAGTGTGGGAAGGCCCACATGCGCGAGGGCTGGCGCGCCGGTCGACTGGAGTTCCAGGAATGA
- a CDS encoding PH domain-containing protein, translating into MSGTEAPADDAANPDWLTLDPDEEIVWTGQPAFETLYGTIATGLVLTVVLIGFLILLGVPFAYYRIENTEYVVTTKSLYVKTGILSTNIETVDLDRIQNTEFTRSFWGKQFDYGTISISTAGSSGAEISFDGIPDAPAVRDRITELQRRHGGRDEDGEGGDAPASADQLAELIEEVRATREAFERIEDHLTDGTADDDDDQSRTNASSP; encoded by the coding sequence ATGAGCGGGACCGAGGCGCCGGCCGACGACGCCGCGAACCCGGACTGGCTCACTCTCGATCCCGACGAGGAGATCGTCTGGACCGGACAGCCGGCGTTCGAGACCCTCTACGGCACCATCGCGACCGGCCTCGTCCTGACGGTCGTGTTGATCGGCTTCCTGATCCTGCTGGGGGTGCCCTTCGCCTACTACCGGATCGAGAACACGGAGTACGTCGTGACGACGAAGTCGCTGTACGTCAAGACGGGGATCCTCTCGACCAACATCGAGACGGTCGACCTCGACCGCATCCAGAACACGGAGTTCACGCGGAGCTTCTGGGGCAAGCAGTTCGACTACGGCACCATCTCGATCAGCACCGCCGGCAGCAGCGGCGCCGAGATCTCCTTCGACGGCATCCCGGACGCCCCGGCCGTGCGCGACCGCATCACCGAACTCCAGCGCCGGCACGGCGGACGGGACGAGGACGGCGAGGGCGGCGACGCGCCCGCGAGCGCCGACCAGTTGGCCGAACTGATCGAGGAGGTCCGCGCCACCCGCGAGGCGTTCGAACGGATCGAAGACCACCTCACCGACGGGACGGCCGACGACGACGACGATCAGTCCCGGACGAACGCCTCGTCGCCGTAG
- a CDS encoding J domain-containing protein: protein MALEWLELLPPWLLAGAGMGVVLTLLVAGIFVVGDRLFPAPPTDRSRRIDGTDRRRAEIRQYLGAIGERYVEDATVHEESVAFYLPERDVAVTFDPQAYFRIERAGTAAVLCEHEMPGSALGRRLPFDVPGAGTGSGPTTAGGPSVGAAFSHLGLQPTADADEVRAAYRRRVKDVHPDQGGDSESFRRLREAYDTAKEHAD, encoded by the coding sequence GTGGCGCTGGAGTGGCTTGAGCTGTTGCCCCCGTGGTTGCTCGCCGGGGCCGGGATGGGCGTCGTCCTCACGCTGCTGGTCGCGGGTATCTTCGTCGTCGGCGACCGCCTGTTTCCCGCCCCACCGACCGACCGCAGTCGGCGGATCGACGGGACCGACCGCCGCCGCGCCGAGATCCGGCAGTACCTCGGTGCCATCGGCGAGCGGTACGTCGAGGACGCGACGGTTCACGAGGAGTCGGTCGCCTTCTACCTGCCCGAACGGGACGTCGCGGTCACCTTCGACCCCCAGGCCTACTTCCGCATCGAGCGGGCGGGGACGGCGGCCGTCCTCTGCGAACACGAGATGCCCGGTTCGGCGCTCGGTCGTCGCCTCCCCTTCGACGTGCCGGGAGCCGGGACCGGATCGGGGCCGACCACGGCCGGCGGGCCGTCGGTCGGCGCGGCGTTCTCTCACCTCGGCCTCCAGCCGACCGCCGACGCCGACGAGGTGCGGGCGGCCTACCGCCGTCGCGTGAAGGACGTCCACCCCGACCAGGGCGGCGACAGCGAATCGTTCCGACGCCTCCGCGAGGCCTACGACACGGCGAAGGAGCACGCGGACTAG
- the pdhA gene encoding pyruvate dehydrogenase (acetyl-transferring) E1 component subunit alpha, translated as MTVDYEEGEFVRVLDEDGVPVDEDAVPDLDDETLLGMYRDMRLTRHFDQRAINIQRQGRLGTFASGAGQEGAQVGSTYALADDDWILYQYREHGAVVVRDLDAGYLSYWMGHEAGNATLADKHVFPLNITIADHLPHAVGMSWASKLKGDDRATVVHFGDGATSEGDFHEAMNFAGVFDTPTVFFCNNNGWAISVPVERQTASDTIAVKADAYGMAGVRVDGMDPLACYKVTKEAVDRARDPDEDEDRPTLIEAVTYRYGAHTTADDPSVYRDEEEVEKWRDRDPLDRFESFLRRTDRLDDERDAEIRAAVEDHVAAVVEAAAEVEADPASMFDHAYADLPPELRQQRAGFLDILDRYGDEAFVRD; from the coding sequence CTGACCGTGGACTACGAGGAAGGGGAGTTCGTCCGGGTGCTTGACGAGGACGGCGTCCCCGTCGACGAGGACGCGGTACCGGACCTCGACGACGAGACGCTCCTCGGGATGTACCGCGACATGCGCCTGACCCGTCACTTCGATCAGCGGGCGATCAACATTCAGCGACAGGGTCGCCTCGGCACCTTCGCCTCCGGCGCGGGCCAGGAGGGCGCGCAGGTGGGGTCGACGTACGCCCTGGCCGACGACGACTGGATCCTCTATCAGTACCGCGAACACGGGGCGGTCGTGGTCCGCGACCTGGACGCCGGCTACCTGTCGTACTGGATGGGCCACGAGGCGGGGAACGCGACGCTCGCGGACAAGCACGTCTTCCCGCTCAACATCACCATCGCGGACCACCTGCCCCACGCCGTCGGGATGTCGTGGGCGTCGAAGCTGAAAGGCGACGACCGCGCGACGGTCGTCCACTTCGGCGACGGCGCGACCAGCGAGGGCGACTTCCACGAGGCGATGAACTTCGCGGGCGTGTTCGACACGCCGACGGTCTTTTTCTGCAACAACAACGGCTGGGCCATCTCGGTGCCCGTGGAGCGACAGACCGCGAGCGACACCATCGCGGTGAAGGCGGACGCGTACGGCATGGCGGGGGTCCGCGTCGACGGGATGGACCCCCTCGCCTGTTACAAGGTGACGAAGGAGGCCGTCGACCGGGCGCGCGACCCCGACGAGGACGAGGACCGACCGACGCTGATCGAGGCGGTCACGTACCGCTACGGCGCCCACACCACCGCCGACGACCCCAGCGTCTACCGGGACGAGGAGGAAGTGGAGAAGTGGCGGGACCGCGACCCGCTGGACCGGTTCGAGTCGTTCCTCCGGCGGACCGACCGACTGGACGACGAGCGCGACGCGGAGATCCGTGCGGCGGTCGAGGATCACGTCGCCGCGGTCGTCGAGGCCGCCGCCGAGGTGGAGGCCGACCCGGCCTCGATGTTCGATCACGCCTACGCGGACCTGCCGCCGGAACTCCGGCAGCAACGCGCCGGCTTCCTCGACATCCTCGACCGCTACGGCGACGAGGCGTTCGTCCGGGACTGA
- a CDS encoding VOC family protein: MDGTLDHVMMRVSDLDDSLSWYQSHLGYEEKDRWEADTFTNVYLGPEDMHEAGAMLELTHNHDGRSYDMGDAWGHIAVRVEDVYDAYEELMAAGVEDYRDPDSCGGSYAFVTDPDGHEVEIVERDHGARWSLDHTMIRVEDADEALGFWTRKFEHVPAGRWESDTFANYFTEPSDAPPEAMAVELTYNYDGRSYDMGDAWGHLCVRVDDLHDDWEQLMVREAADYRDPASCDDMYAFTTDQDGHEIELLERERVAPPLFPE; this comes from the coding sequence ATGGACGGAACCCTCGATCACGTCATGATGCGAGTTTCGGACCTCGACGACTCGCTTTCGTGGTACCAGTCACACCTCGGCTACGAGGAGAAGGATCGCTGGGAGGCCGACACGTTCACCAACGTCTACCTCGGTCCCGAAGACATGCACGAGGCGGGGGCGATGCTGGAGCTCACGCACAACCACGACGGCCGGAGCTACGACATGGGCGACGCGTGGGGCCACATCGCCGTGCGCGTCGAGGACGTCTACGACGCCTACGAGGAACTGATGGCGGCGGGCGTCGAGGACTACCGCGACCCCGACTCCTGTGGCGGGAGCTACGCCTTCGTGACGGATCCGGACGGCCACGAGGTGGAGATCGTCGAGCGCGACCACGGGGCGCGCTGGAGCCTCGATCACACCATGATCCGCGTCGAGGACGCCGACGAGGCGCTCGGCTTCTGGACCCGGAAGTTCGAACACGTCCCCGCCGGCCGGTGGGAGTCCGACACCTTCGCGAACTACTTCACGGAACCCTCGGACGCGCCGCCGGAGGCGATGGCGGTCGAACTCACCTACAACTACGACGGCCGGAGCTACGACATGGGCGACGCGTGGGGTCACCTCTGTGTCCGGGTCGACGACCTGCACGACGACTGGGAGCAACTCATGGTCCGCGAGGCGGCGGACTACCGCGACCCCGCCTCCTGTGACGACATGTACGCGTTCACGACGGATCAGGACGGCCACGAGATCGAACTCCTCGAACGGGAGCGCGTGGCGCCGCCGCTGTTCCCCGAGTAG
- a CDS encoding 30S ribosomal protein S27e gives MTGNFVTVECADCGNEQTVFDKVSTTVNCAVCGSTLARPTGGHAAFEGEVTGTVEAR, from the coding sequence ATGACGGGGAACTTCGTCACCGTCGAGTGTGCGGACTGTGGCAACGAACAGACCGTCTTCGACAAGGTGTCGACGACGGTGAACTGTGCGGTCTGCGGGAGCACGCTCGCCCGGCCGACCGGCGGTCACGCGGCCTTCGAGGGCGAGGTAACCGGCACCGTCGAGGCACGCTGA
- a CDS encoding PH domain-containing protein, producing MVPTSDWLSLDTDETVVWRGAPRVRRVLPTVVAAALWIVVLAVGAAVALRTRMFPTPIPVAGAALLALPAVGAAAASYLRTVNVEYVLTDRNCYRKRGVLSTRVTRIGLANVQRTALDKSVWGTLFDYGTVSISTAGSDGVDLRLTDLDDPEAARDELRRLAGADGSERRERRPAGLDAATADALLAEVGALRSAADRLDREVSDG from the coding sequence ATGGTCCCCACCTCCGACTGGCTCTCGCTCGACACCGACGAGACGGTCGTCTGGCGGGGCGCACCCCGCGTGCGTCGCGTCCTGCCGACGGTCGTCGCGGCCGCGCTCTGGATCGTCGTCCTCGCCGTCGGCGCCGCCGTCGCCCTACGGACGCGCATGTTCCCGACACCGATTCCGGTCGCCGGCGCCGCCCTCCTCGCCCTCCCGGCGGTCGGCGCGGCCGCGGCGTCGTACCTCCGGACCGTGAACGTCGAGTACGTCCTCACGGACCGGAACTGCTACCGCAAGCGCGGCGTCCTCTCGACGCGCGTGACGCGGATCGGCCTCGCGAACGTCCAGCGGACCGCCCTCGACAAGTCCGTCTGGGGAACCCTCTTCGACTACGGCACCGTCTCGATCAGCACCGCCGGCTCCGACGGCGTCGACCTGCGCCTGACGGACCTCGACGACCCCGAGGCGGCCCGCGACGAACTCCGCCGGCTGGCGGGCGCCGACGGGAGCGAACGGCGGGAACGCCGCCCCGCCGGACTGGACGCCGCGACGGCCGACGCGCTCCTGGCGGAGGTCGGCGCGTTGCGCTCGGCCGCCGACCGCCTCGACCGGGAGGTGAGCGACGGATGA
- a CDS encoding proteasome assembly chaperone family protein translates to MDAIEIETVAESELSDPVLIEGLPGVGHVGKLAAEYLLEEFESELVRRVYADEFPPQVSIDDEGVAELVCAEFHAVETGGRDLLVLTGDHQAGSNAGHYHLTESFLDVAEDLGTDRLFALGGVPTGELIEEYHVLGAVTDADLKGELEAENVEFREDEPAGGIVGVSGLLLGLGGRRGLDAACLMGETSGYLVDPKSARAVLEVLESVLGFELDYASLEDRAEEMEEVVGKIQEMQNQSAQVPTDDDLRYIG, encoded by the coding sequence ATGGACGCCATCGAGATCGAGACGGTCGCGGAGTCGGAGCTATCCGATCCGGTGTTGATCGAGGGGTTGCCCGGCGTCGGTCACGTGGGGAAACTCGCCGCGGAGTACCTGCTGGAGGAGTTCGAGAGCGAACTCGTCCGCCGCGTCTACGCCGACGAGTTCCCCCCGCAGGTGAGCATCGACGACGAGGGGGTCGCGGAACTCGTCTGTGCGGAGTTTCACGCCGTCGAGACCGGTGGCCGTGACCTGCTCGTCCTCACCGGCGACCACCAGGCGGGGAGCAACGCCGGCCACTACCACCTCACCGAGTCCTTTCTCGACGTCGCCGAGGACCTCGGGACGGACCGACTGTTCGCCCTCGGTGGCGTCCCGACCGGCGAACTCATCGAGGAGTACCACGTCCTCGGGGCGGTGACCGACGCGGACCTGAAGGGGGAGCTGGAGGCCGAGAACGTGGAGTTCCGCGAGGACGAACCCGCCGGCGGCATCGTCGGCGTCAGCGGCCTGTTGCTGGGGCTGGGTGGCCGTCGCGGCCTCGACGCCGCCTGTCTGATGGGCGAGACCAGCGGCTATCTGGTCGATCCCAAGAGCGCCCGTGCGGTGCTTGAGGTGTTGGAGTCGGTCCTCGGGTTCGAACTCGACTACGCGTCCCTCGAGGACCGCGCCGAGGAGATGGAGGAGGTCGTCGGCAAGATCCAGGAGATGCAAAACCAGAGCGCCCAGGTGCCGACGGACGACGACCTGCGGTACATCGGATAG
- a CDS encoding translation initiation factor IF-2 subunit alpha: MKYSGWPEPGELVVGKVDEITDFGVFVDLEEYEDKRGLAHISEVASGWIKNVRDHVREGQTVVAKVLDVDEGSQQIDLSIKDVNEHQHKEKIQEWKNEQKADKWMSLAFGEDVADEQYQAVADALLAEFESLYDAFESAAIHGSEALEDVDLDDEDVDTIVSTARENVSVPYVNVTGYVDLECPSGDGVDHIKEALKAAEGNGDVSDEIDLTVSYVGSPEYRIQVQAPDYKRAESELEASAKRASEAIEAAGGTARYHRERETDDE; the protein is encoded by the coding sequence ATGAAGTACAGTGGCTGGCCCGAACCGGGCGAACTCGTCGTCGGCAAGGTCGACGAGATCACCGACTTCGGCGTCTTCGTCGACCTCGAGGAGTACGAGGACAAACGCGGCCTCGCCCACATCAGCGAGGTCGCAAGCGGCTGGATCAAGAACGTCCGCGACCACGTCCGCGAGGGGCAGACGGTCGTCGCCAAGGTGCTGGACGTCGACGAGGGATCACAGCAGATCGACCTCTCGATCAAGGACGTCAACGAACACCAGCACAAAGAGAAGATCCAGGAGTGGAAAAACGAGCAGAAGGCCGACAAGTGGATGTCCCTCGCCTTCGGGGAAGACGTCGCCGACGAGCAGTACCAGGCGGTCGCCGACGCGCTGCTCGCCGAGTTCGAGAGCCTCTACGACGCCTTCGAGTCGGCAGCCATCCACGGGAGCGAGGCGCTCGAGGACGTCGATCTGGACGACGAGGACGTCGACACCATCGTTTCGACGGCCCGCGAGAACGTCTCGGTCCCCTACGTCAACGTCACCGGCTACGTCGACCTGGAGTGTCCGAGCGGCGACGGCGTCGACCACATCAAGGAGGCGCTGAAGGCCGCGGAGGGCAACGGCGACGTGAGCGACGAGATCGACCTGACGGTGTCGTACGTCGGGTCGCCGGAGTACCGCATCCAAGTGCAGGCGCCGGACTACAAGCGCGCGGAGTCGGAACTCGAAGCCAGCGCGAAGCGCGCCAGCGAGGCCATCGAGGCCGCGGGCGGCACGGCGCGGTACCACCGCGAGCGCGAGACCGACGACGAATGA
- a CDS encoding RNA-protein complex protein Nop10 yields MKADIRVCGSWRERHDRPVYTLGEACPECGAEAVNSAPAPFDPADPYGKYRRALKRRERE; encoded by the coding sequence ATGAAGGCGGACATCCGGGTGTGTGGCTCGTGGCGGGAGCGCCACGACCGCCCGGTGTACACGCTCGGCGAGGCGTGTCCCGAGTGCGGTGCCGAGGCCGTCAACAGCGCCCCGGCGCCGTTCGATCCTGCGGACCCGTACGGGAAGTACCGACGCGCTCTTAAGCGCCGCGAACGCGAATAG